A window from Mangifera indica cultivar Alphonso unplaced genomic scaffold, CATAS_Mindica_2.1 Un_0016, whole genome shotgun sequence encodes these proteins:
- the LOC123205785 gene encoding uncharacterized protein LOC123205785: MGADWVATVALGNLAKIQANHENASSKSYSRLQVFWAPFLLLHLGGPDTITAYSLEDNELWSRHFLGLIVEIGVALYVFFRSFNNTALTFLFIPVFVAGIIKYGERTYELWCASNRKFKEKLLSTNSMAENAMRMVMGKKEEDFSEIVLMEETKEISEGQSLDDDEFNNSIDAAHFLFKRLEYLFANLILGFNDRIRCYDIIKKHCYDIIKKHKPYKKAFELVEIELGFMYDVLYTKAKLIQTKRGFLLRAISFFSSVSALIAFSMVIDFHVYHQTDISITFLLLAGAVFLELYAFTIFLLSDWTKLWLQKHRVPKIISSFFFHRNNKRWSESVAQHNLITFCIGDIQGNFSFVRKLPHLGKLYEEYNPHRFLSRKDLDGLMQMIFQQLEEKADKIKDNYTVKLCKEELGHRGDHVLEKYEKFNDLGWSTIDLEFDESLLLWHIATDICYHDDSDKHLPDACNLCKQRKISKQLSDYMLYLLVLCPSMLPQGIGEIRYKDTRAQLIQFLKREKSVAMKEKEVARKLLEKISKRTITQSILSDGCELARELQQETDSERKWKMISEVWVEMLTYAASHCGWREHGQQLWKGGQLLTLVSVLMAHLGLSEQYNAKEEFYLV, from the coding sequence ATGGGAGCAGATTGGGTGGCAACAGTTGCTTTGGGCAACTTGGCTAAAATCCAAGCAAATCATGAAAATGCTTCTTCAAAATCATACAGTCGTCTCCAGGTATTCTGGGCACCCTTCCTTCTCTTGCACCTTGGTGGTCCTGATACTATCACAGCTTACTCTTTAGAAGACAATGAGTTGTGGTCAAGGCACTTTCTTGGGCTTATTGTTGAAATTGGAGTGGCGCTTTACGTCTTCTTTCGATCTTTCAACAATACAGCCCTTACATTTTTATTCATTCCTGTATTTGTTGCTGGAATCATCAAGTATGGAGAACGGACTTACGAACTTTGGTGTGCTAGCAACAGGAAGTTTAAAGAGAAATTGCTCTCCACAAATTCTATGGCAGAAAATGCAATGAGAATGGTAatgggaaagaaagaagaagatttttcCGAGATTGTACTGATGGAGGAAACCAAAGAAATTTCGGAGGGACAAAGTCTAGACGATGACGAGTTTAATAATTCTATAGATGCAGCGCATTTTTTGTTCAAGAGATTGGAGTATCTCTTTGCGAATCTGATACTAGGCTTTAATGACAGAATTCGTTGCTATGACATCATTAAGAAACATTGCTATGACATCATTAAGAAACATAAGCCATATAAAAAGGCCTTCGAACTTGTAGAAATTGAGCTTGGATTTATGTATGATGTGCTTTACACAAAGGCAAAACTCATTCAAACGAAGCGGGGATTTTTGCTTCGTGCCATCAGCTTCTTTTCCTCTGTGTCAGCATTAATTGCCTTTTCAATGGTCATTGATTTCCATGTCTATCATCAAACCGACATCTCCATTACTTTTTTACTTCTAGCTGGGGCAGTTTTTCTGGAGCTTTATGCTTTCACCATATTTCTTTTGTCTGACTGGACAAAACTCTGGTTGCAAAAGCACCGTGTGCCAAAGATTAttagttcttttttctttcatcgGAACAACAAGAGGTGGTCTGAATCCGTAGCACAGCACAACTTGATAACATTTTGCATAGGAGACATTCAAGGCAACTTCAGTTTTGTTCGGAAGTTGCCTCACCTGGGCAAATTGTATGAGGAGTACAATCCGCACAGATTCTTGTCTCGGAAAGATTTGGATGGCCTTATGCAGATGATCTTCCAGCAGCTCGAAGAAAAAGCAGACAAGATCAAAGATAATTACACAGTGAAATTGTGCAAAGAAGAGCTGGGTCACAGAGGCGATCATGTGctcgaaaaatatgaaaaattcaatGATTTGGGTTGGAGCACAATTGATTTAGAATTTGACGAAAGCCTTCTTTTGTGGCATATTGCTACTGATATCTGTTACCACGATGATTCTGATAAACACCTACCAGATGCATGTAATCTTTGCAAACAGCGCAAAATTAGTAAGCAATTGTCAGATTACATGCTGTATCTTCTAGTCCTGTGTCCATCAATGCTACCTCAAGGGATTGGTGAGATAAGGTATAAAGATACTCGTGCTCAGctcattcaatttttgaaaagggaaaaaagtgTAGCCATGAAGGAAAAGGAGGTTGCGAGGAAGTTGCTCGAGAAAATCAGCAAAAGGACAATAACTCAGTCTATACTATCTGATGGATGTGAGCTGGCGAGAGAACTGCAACAGGAAACAGATTCTGAGAGAAAATGGAAGATGATAAGTGAAGTGTGGGTGGAAATGTTAACATATGCTGCAAGTCATTGTGGTTGGAGAGAGCACGGTCAACAGCTTTGGAAAGGCGGACAGTTGCTCACTCTTGTTAGCGTTCTTATGGCACATCTTGGCTTAAGTGAACAATACAATGCAAAAGAGGAATTCTACCTTGTGTAA
- the LOC123205786 gene encoding protein SIEVE ELEMENT OCCLUSION B-like produces the protein MAQRIDEELDENEVMREVEATHAPDGISLAVNPLLRIIHNILQPSTPTTPGFGQETQLNLDVLDNKDSQFSYPGMFNRWSSAIYEISRKFSAEKDEHATTLEILNMLRCYEWEAKAVLVLLAFAFNYGDFLVVAQPYPTNPLVKSVPLIKSFPETQGPVDRFKPKFDAVSSLIKSTLDVTKTIFYLTEFASKNILNFDLERLSSAFSQIPISVYWTIRSILACASQILGLTGMGYDKISSTAEAMKLSSLSQKVSSKLNHLKEPIQLIEDEQRYPIPYESLQRLMETDHTDNVEILRALINTKEDELPLLEGYTERRAGFNELMGKNVLLLISDMELSMDVVSVLEFIYDECHENETMTGSQFEMVWIPIVDRSTPWTQRKKEKFEKYQLSMPWYSVYHHSMIEPAFIKYIKEMWHFKGKPIIVVLDHQGKVVNLNAFHMILIWADRAFPFTGAREASLWEKETWGIEILGYGIPVVSDWLSEGKNIGLYGGNNIEWIRRFTAAARAVASVIPLEILYVGQSSITEQIGRNIDIISAENLSHTFPDLTQIWIFWSRIEAMLNSRKQQRGIIVENDRLMKEVNTVLRFDRSNEGWALFGRRESAPVMAKGKTILMCFSKFDIWKKDTEKMGFIDALRQHLEKLQKPI, from the exons ATGGCACAGAGGATTGACGAAGAGCTAGATGAAAATGAAGTAATGAGGGAAGTTGAAGCTACTCATGCACCCGATGGCATTTCATTGGCTGTGAATCCTCTTCTTCGCATCATTCATAACATCTTGCAACCTTCCACGCCTACAACCCCTGGCTTTGGACAG GAAACACAATTGAATCTAGATGTGTTGGATAACAAGGATTCCCAATTCAGCTATCCTGGCATGTTCAATCGTTGGTCTTCTGCTATCTATGAAATTTCCCGCAAGTTTTCTGCTGAGAAAGATGAACATGCTACAACTTTGGAAATATTGAACATGCTAAGATGCTACGAGTGGGAAGCCAAAGCCGTACTAGTCTTGCTTGCATTTGCTTTTAATTACGGTGACTTTTTGGTGGTGGCACAGCCTTATCCTACCAACCCCCTTGTCAAATCGGTTCCGCTGATAAAGTCATTCCCAGAAACACAGGGGCCAGTTGACAGATTTAAACCAAAGTTTGATGCAGTTAGCAGCCTCATCAAGTCCACTCTAGATGTGAccaaaaccattttttatttgacaGAGTTTGCATCTAAGAACATCCTCAATTTCGATCTAGAAAGATTGAGTTCTGCCTTTTCCCAGATTCCCATCTCAGTTTACTGGACCATCCGAAGCATTTTGGCTTGCGCATCACAAATTTTGGGCCTCACTGGCATGGGTTATGA TAAAATATCATCAACAGCAGAGGCAATGAAACTATCAAGCTTATCCCAGAAAGTCAGTAGCAAACTCAACCATCTTAAGGAGCCAATCCAACTCATAG AAGATGAGCAGAGATATCCCATTCCGTATGAAAGTCTTCAGAGGCTTATGGAAACAGACCACACTGATAACGTGGAAATTCTGAGGGCATTGATTAATACCAAGGAAGATGAGCTGCCTCTCCTGGAGGGTTATACCGAAAGAAGG GCTGGGTTCAATGAGTTGATGGGAAAGAATGTGCTGCTCCTCATTTCAGATATGGAGTTATCCATGGATGTGGTATCCGTCTTAGAGTTTATATATGATGAGTGTCATGAAAATGAAACAATGACAGGGAGTCAGTTTGAAATGGTTTGGATCCCTATTGTTGATAGGTCAACCCCATGGACCCAAAGGAAGAAGGAGAAATTTGAGAAGTACCAGTTGAGCATGCCATGGTACTCGGTGTATCACCATTCAATGATCGAGCCAGCGTTCATAAAGTATATCAAAGAAATGTGGCACTTCAAGGGGAAGCCCATTATTGTGGTTCTTGACCATCAAGGGAAAGTTGTTAACCTTAATGCTTTCCACATGATCTTGATTTGGGCAGACAGAGCATTCCCTTTCACTGGGGCCCGAGAGGCATCCCTTTGGGAAAAAGAGACTTGGGGAATTGAGATTTTAGGATACGGTATTCCAGTCGTTTCTGATTGG tTATCTGAAGGAAAAAACATAGGCTTATACGGCGGAAACAATATAGAGTGGATCAGGAGATTCACAGCCGCTGCACGGGCAGTCGCTTCGGTAATTCCATTGGAGATCCTTTACGTGGGTCAGAGCAGCATTACAGAGCAAATTGGAAGAAACATCGACATTATTAGTGCGGAGAACCTTAGTCACACATTTCCAGACCTCACTCAGATTTGGATCTTCTGGTCACGGATAGAGGCCATGTTGAACTCTAGGAAGCAACAGCGGGGCATTATAGTGGAAAATGATCGTTTGATGAAGGAAGTCAATACTGTGCTTAGGTTTGATAGAAGTAATGAAGGATGGGCTCTGTTTGGCAGGAGAGAATCAGCCCCGGTTATGGCCAAGGGCAAAACCATTTTGATGTGCTTTTCCAAGTTTGATATATGGAAAAAAGATACAGAGAAAATGGGTTTTATAGATGCACTCAGACAACATCTTGAGAAGCTCCAAAAACCAATATGA